A region of Burkholderiales bacterium JOSHI_001 DNA encodes the following proteins:
- a CDS encoding methyl-accepting chemotaxis protein (PFAM: HAMP domain; Methyl-accepting chemotaxis protein (MCP) signaling domain): MASLTLRKKFNIGLVAVVVVALVLMLGVRLLSKTARFHYLEREHLALVSQMQQAMDRVREGGTQSGQVRRQPVLAMVDKARAIAGSVEAELFPPEILAFRLMGFSPVVDLPAQAYANHNRIHEVLAAETGEFLTTDVVARVEEDMAQAKDKGDRFGPLVEGATLFVRNLVLAINLVGVAVILGSFWLVRKATLGPLQQAVDAAQRMAQGDLGGPPLPATDDELGLLNRAIDEMKHSLARVVGDVRERSQSVAASMGEVVSGSGNLSSRTEQQAATLQQTAASISELSRSVRHIGQQVREADAQAGQAGQEAGEGGRAVAQVVTRMDDILSASRRIADINGVINGIAFQTNILALNAAVEAARAGEQGRGFAVVAGEVRSLAQRSAEAAREIASLINDSLVKVEQGAGEVGAAGRTIEQVVISVQRVSQLVAGVAAELSAQEDGIGQIDQAMGQLDAGTQQNAAMAEQSASAAESVRGQAQQLVQTVGRFSLPA, from the coding sequence ATGGCATCGCTGACACTGCGCAAGAAATTCAACATCGGCTTGGTGGCCGTGGTGGTGGTGGCGCTGGTGCTGATGCTGGGCGTGCGCCTGCTCAGCAAGACCGCGCGCTTCCACTACCTGGAGCGTGAGCACCTGGCGCTGGTCAGCCAGATGCAGCAGGCCATGGACCGCGTGCGCGAAGGCGGCACCCAGTCAGGCCAGGTCCGGCGCCAGCCGGTGCTGGCCATGGTGGACAAGGCGAGGGCCATCGCCGGCAGCGTGGAGGCCGAGTTGTTCCCGCCCGAGATCCTGGCCTTCCGTCTGATGGGCTTTTCGCCGGTGGTGGACCTGCCGGCGCAGGCCTATGCCAACCACAACCGCATCCACGAGGTGCTGGCGGCCGAGACGGGCGAGTTCCTCACCACCGACGTGGTCGCCCGGGTGGAAGAGGACATGGCCCAGGCCAAGGACAAGGGCGACCGCTTCGGGCCGCTGGTGGAAGGCGCCACGCTGTTCGTGCGCAACCTGGTTCTGGCCATCAACCTGGTGGGCGTGGCGGTCATCCTGGGCAGCTTCTGGCTGGTGCGCAAGGCCACACTGGGGCCGCTGCAGCAAGCCGTGGATGCGGCCCAGCGCATGGCCCAGGGCGATTTGGGCGGGCCGCCGCTGCCGGCCACCGACGACGAACTGGGCCTGCTCAACCGCGCCATCGATGAGATGAAGCACAGCCTGGCCCGCGTGGTGGGTGATGTGCGTGAGCGCAGCCAGTCGGTGGCGGCCAGCATGGGTGAGGTGGTCAGCGGCAGCGGCAACCTGTCCTCGCGCACCGAACAGCAGGCCGCCACCTTGCAGCAGACAGCGGCCAGCATCAGCGAACTCAGCCGCAGCGTGCGCCACATCGGCCAGCAGGTGCGGGAGGCCGACGCCCAGGCTGGCCAGGCCGGCCAGGAGGCGGGTGAGGGCGGGCGCGCGGTGGCCCAGGTGGTCACGCGCATGGACGACATCCTCAGCGCGTCGCGCCGCATCGCCGACATCAACGGCGTGATCAATGGCATCGCCTTCCAGACCAACATCCTGGCGCTGAACGCGGCGGTGGAAGCCGCGCGCGCGGGCGAGCAGGGCCGTGGCTTCGCCGTGGTGGCGGGCGAGGTGCGCAGCCTGGCCCAGCGCAGCGCCGAAGCCGCGCGCGAAATTGCCTCGCTGATCAATGACTCGTTGGTCAAGGTGGAGCAGGGCGCGGGTGAGGTGGGCGCGGCGGGCCGCACCATCGAACAGGTGGTGATCAGCGTGCAGCGGGTGTCGCAACTGGTGGCGGGCGTGGCCGCCGAGCTGTCAGCGCAGGAAGATGGCATCGGCCAGATCGACCAGGCCATGGGCCAGCTGGACGCCGGCACGCAGCAGAACGCCGCGATGGCCGAGCAGTCGGCCTCGGCGGCCGAAAGCGTGCGCGGCCAGGCGCAGCAGTTGGTGCAGACCGTGGGCCGCTTCAGCCTGCCGGCCTGA
- a CDS encoding thioredoxin reductase (PFAM: Pyridine nucleotide-disulphide oxidoreductase) has protein sequence MEPSVAFTTAPPEAGLGSPIETDAVIVGAGPVGLFQVFELGLLEIKAHIIDSLAYPGGQCIELYPDKPIYDIPAVPVCTGKELTDNLLKQIEPFGATHHYGQEVTRVEKCEDGRFYVETSKGTQFISKTLFIAGGVGSFQPRTLKVDGLEKFDGTQLHYRVRNPAQFAGKNLVVVGGGDSALDWTLNFVQDGPHKAESVILVHRRDGFRAAPASVAKMKELCEAYEMQFVVGQVTGFEERDEKLSALKVTGGDGVTRVVPADMLLVFFGLSPKLGPIAEWGLNIERKQIVVDTEKFETSTPGIFAVGDINTYPGKKKLILSGFHEAALAAFAAAPYIFPEKRILLQYTTTSPKLHKVLGVETPNFD, from the coding sequence ATGGAACCGTCTGTCGCCTTCACCACCGCCCCTCCCGAAGCTGGCCTGGGCTCGCCCATCGAGACCGATGCGGTCATCGTCGGGGCCGGCCCGGTGGGCCTGTTCCAGGTGTTTGAGCTGGGCCTGCTGGAGATCAAGGCCCACATCATCGACAGCCTGGCCTACCCCGGTGGCCAGTGCATCGAGTTGTACCCCGACAAGCCCATCTACGACATCCCGGCCGTGCCGGTGTGCACCGGCAAGGAACTGACCGACAACCTGCTCAAGCAGATCGAGCCCTTCGGCGCCACCCACCACTATGGCCAGGAAGTCACGCGGGTGGAAAAGTGCGAGGACGGCCGCTTCTACGTCGAGACCAGCAAGGGCACCCAGTTCATCAGCAAGACCCTCTTCATCGCCGGCGGCGTGGGCAGCTTCCAACCGCGCACGCTGAAGGTGGATGGGCTGGAGAAGTTCGATGGCACCCAGTTGCACTACCGAGTGCGCAACCCGGCCCAGTTCGCCGGCAAGAACCTGGTGGTGGTGGGCGGCGGCGACTCGGCGCTGGACTGGACCCTGAACTTCGTGCAAGACGGCCCGCACAAGGCCGAGAGCGTGATCCTGGTGCACCGCCGCGACGGCTTCCGCGCCGCGCCGGCTTCCGTGGCCAAGATGAAGGAGCTGTGCGAGGCCTACGAGATGCAGTTCGTGGTGGGCCAGGTCACCGGCTTCGAAGAGCGCGATGAAAAGCTCAGCGCCCTGAAGGTGACCGGCGGCGACGGCGTCACACGCGTCGTACCGGCCGACATGCTGCTGGTGTTCTTCGGCCTGTCCCCCAAGCTGGGTCCGATCGCCGAATGGGGCCTGAACATCGAGCGCAAGCAGATCGTGGTGGACACCGAGAAATTCGAGACCAGCACGCCGGGCATCTTCGCGGTGGGCGACATCAACACCTACCCGGGCAAGAAGAAGCTCATCCTGTCGGGCTTCCATGAAGCGGCGCTGGCCGCCTTCGCCGCAGCGCCCTACATCTTCCCGGAAAAGCGCATCCTGCTGCAGTACACCACCACCAGCCCCAAGCTGCACAAGGTGCTGGGTGTGGAGACGCCGAACTTCGACTGA
- a CDS encoding ferredoxin (PFAM: Domain of unknown function (DUF3470)) has protein sequence MTHVVTEACIRCKYTDCVDVCPVDCFREGPNFLAIDPDECIDCAVCIPECPVNAILPEEDVPADQQKFIPLNVELARKWPSITKRKPALPDADEWKDRKDKLSELIR, from the coding sequence ATGACTCACGTTGTCACCGAAGCCTGCATCCGCTGCAAGTACACCGATTGCGTGGATGTGTGCCCCGTGGACTGCTTCCGCGAAGGCCCCAACTTCCTGGCCATCGACCCCGACGAGTGCATCGACTGCGCGGTGTGCATTCCCGAGTGCCCGGTGAACGCCATCCTGCCGGAGGAAGACGTGCCGGCCGACCAGCAGAAGTTCATTCCGCTGAACGTGGAACTGGCCCGCAAGTGGCCCAGCATCACCAAGCGCAAGCCCGCCCTGCCCGACGCCGATGAGTGGAAAGACCGTAAGGACAAGCTGTCCGAGCTGATCCGCTGA
- a CDS encoding uroporphyrin-III C-methyltransferase (PFAM: Tetrapyrrole (Corrin/Porphyrin) Methylases~TIGRFAM: uroporphyrin-III C-methyltransferase) — protein sequence MPTDPPARVVFVGAGPGAADLITLRGARALARAEVVLFDALTDPALRDLAPQAQWVNVGKRGFAEATAQGEINALLLRHAQTARQVVRLKGGDPSIFGRLEEELQALHAAGVATEVVPGVTAALAAAAATQRPLTRRGRGRSVSLSTAVTQSGELQAGRRADTEVFYMAGKQLAALSRRLRAAGWPATTPVMVVSRAGWPDQLATDGSLDKLPAAALLHAGRPTVVTVGVGATPAVAGPITPSIEQHQASVQTLAP from the coding sequence ATGCCCACTGACCCGCCCGCCCGCGTGGTGTTCGTCGGCGCCGGTCCCGGCGCGGCGGACCTGATCACGCTGCGCGGCGCGCGCGCGCTGGCGCGTGCCGAGGTGGTGCTGTTCGACGCCCTCACCGACCCGGCGCTGCGCGACCTGGCGCCCCAGGCGCAATGGGTGAACGTGGGCAAGCGCGGCTTTGCCGAAGCCACGGCGCAAGGCGAAATCAACGCCCTGCTGCTGCGCCATGCCCAGACCGCCCGGCAGGTGGTTCGCCTGAAGGGCGGCGACCCCAGCATCTTCGGCCGCCTGGAAGAAGAGCTGCAGGCCCTGCACGCGGCCGGTGTCGCCACCGAGGTGGTGCCCGGCGTCACCGCCGCGCTGGCCGCCGCCGCCGCCACGCAGCGGCCGCTCACCCGCCGCGGCCGCGGCCGCAGCGTGAGCCTGTCCACCGCCGTGACGCAAAGCGGCGAGTTGCAGGCCGGCCGGCGTGCCGACACGGAAGTTTTTTATATGGCGGGCAAGCAATTGGCCGCCTTGTCCCGCCGGCTGCGGGCGGCCGGCTGGCCCGCCACGACCCCCGTGATGGTGGTCAGCCGCGCCGGCTGGCCCGACCAACTGGCCACCGACGGCAGCCTGGACAAGCTGCCCGCGGCCGCCCTGCTGCACGCCGGGCGGCCCACGGTGGTGACCGTGGGCGTGGGGGCCACGCCGGCCGTGGCGGGACCGATAACCCCATCAATTGAGCAACATCAAGCGTCCGTGCAAACCCTGGCACCGTAA
- a CDS encoding sulfate adenylyltransferase, large subunit (PFAM: Elongation factor Tu GTP binding domain~TIGRFAM: sulfate adenylyltransferase, large subunit), with product MSAVLQNEDHRALRFLTAGSVDDGKSTLIGRLLYDSRAILADQLDHLEKKAAGEAIDLSLLTDGLEAEREQGITIDVAYRYFATPKRKFIIADAPGHEQYTRNMVTAAAGSDAAVVLVDITKIDWKAQPVQLLPQTRRHSMLAHLLRVPSIVFAVNKLDAVGDDAQAAFEATRSALQAFAQEAGITAVAGIIPVSALRGDNVTAPLNVPWYAGPSLLQLLEHLPTTQERTSGDLRVPVQYVARDEGQGTEGAGHQPRVFWGRIAHGSVKAGDKVQVFPSGQDAVVAEVRRAGSPVAQAQAGESAGIVLDRQLDVSRGDWIATPGSLAVTQRFSATLAWLDTEAAQLGRKYWVRHGNRWVQARITAIESRLDIHTLATIDAHELGVNEIGRVVVEVQQPLPVEPYADNRVGGALIVVDPTSNRTSGALLVHHAH from the coding sequence ATGTCCGCAGTCCTGCAGAACGAAGACCACCGCGCGCTGAGGTTCTTGACGGCCGGCAGCGTGGACGACGGCAAGAGCACGCTCATCGGCCGCCTGCTCTACGACAGCCGCGCCATCCTGGCCGACCAACTGGACCACCTGGAGAAGAAGGCAGCCGGTGAAGCCATCGACCTGAGCCTGCTGACCGACGGCCTGGAGGCTGAGCGCGAACAGGGCATCACCATCGACGTGGCCTACCGCTACTTCGCCACGCCCAAGCGCAAGTTCATCATCGCCGACGCGCCCGGGCATGAGCAGTACACCCGCAACATGGTCACCGCCGCCGCGGGCAGCGACGCCGCGGTGGTGCTGGTGGACATCACCAAGATCGACTGGAAGGCGCAGCCCGTGCAACTGCTGCCCCAGACCCGGCGCCACAGCATGCTGGCGCACCTGCTGCGGGTGCCCAGCATCGTGTTCGCCGTGAACAAGCTGGACGCCGTGGGCGACGACGCCCAGGCGGCCTTCGAAGCCACCCGCAGCGCGCTGCAGGCCTTCGCCCAGGAAGCCGGCATCACCGCAGTGGCCGGCATCATCCCGGTCAGCGCACTGCGCGGCGACAACGTCACCGCGCCGCTGAACGTGCCCTGGTACGCCGGTCCGTCGCTGCTGCAACTTCTGGAGCACCTGCCCACCACCCAGGAACGCACCAGCGGCGACCTGCGCGTGCCGGTGCAGTACGTGGCGCGCGACGAGGGCCAGGGCACCGAGGGCGCCGGCCACCAGCCGCGCGTGTTCTGGGGCCGCATCGCCCACGGCAGCGTGAAGGCTGGCGACAAGGTGCAGGTCTTCCCCAGCGGCCAGGACGCCGTGGTGGCCGAAGTGCGCCGCGCCGGCAGCCCCGTGGCGCAGGCCCAGGCCGGTGAAAGCGCCGGCATCGTGCTGGACCGTCAGCTGGATGTGAGCCGCGGCGACTGGATTGCCACGCCCGGCAGCCTGGCCGTGACGCAGCGCTTTTCCGCCACGCTGGCTTGGCTGGACACCGAAGCTGCGCAACTGGGCCGCAAGTACTGGGTGCGCCACGGCAACCGCTGGGTGCAGGCACGCATCACCGCCATCGAAAGCCGGCTGGACATCCACACCCTGGCCACCATCGACGCCCACGAGCTGGGCGTGAACGAGATCGGCCGCGTGGTGGTGGAAGTGCAGCAGCCGCTGCCGGTGGAACCCTATGCCGACAACCGTGTGGGCGGCGCCCTGATCGTGGTGGACCCCACCAGCAACCGCACCAGCGGCGCCTTGCTGGTTCATCATGCCCACTGA
- a CDS encoding PAPS reductase/FAD synthetase family protein (PFAM: Phosphoadenosine phosphosulfate reductase family~TIGRFAM: sulfate adenylyltransferase, small subunit): MNMNARVNLDTLLPDLDHRHLDWLEEEAIFILREVAASFERPALLFSSGKDSCVVLRLAEKAFKTRIQGNDFKGKLPFPLLHVDTGHNFPEVIEFRDQRIAEMGERLVVGHLEDSMKRGTVRLAHPLESRNGHQTVTLLEAIEEHRFDCLIGGARRDEEKARAKERIFSHRDSFGQWQPKEQRPELWTLFNTRHRPGEHFRSFPISNWTELDVWLYIARENIPLPNLYYSHQREVIRRKGLLVPLTDVTPPEGDEQVETATVRFRTVGDMTCTCPVESTAASAADIVAETLTVTVSERGATRMDDRTSDASMERRKKEGYF, encoded by the coding sequence ATGAACATGAACGCCCGAGTGAACCTCGACACCCTGTTGCCCGACCTAGACCACCGCCACCTGGACTGGTTGGAGGAAGAAGCCATCTTCATCCTGCGCGAGGTGGCGGCCAGCTTCGAACGCCCGGCCCTGCTGTTTTCCAGCGGCAAGGACAGCTGCGTGGTGCTGCGCCTGGCCGAGAAGGCTTTCAAGACCCGCATCCAGGGCAATGACTTCAAGGGCAAGCTGCCTTTCCCGCTGCTGCACGTGGACACCGGCCACAACTTCCCGGAGGTGATCGAGTTCCGCGATCAGCGCATTGCCGAAATGGGCGAGCGCCTGGTGGTGGGCCACCTGGAAGACAGCATGAAGCGCGGCACCGTGCGCCTGGCGCACCCGCTGGAGTCGCGCAATGGCCACCAGACCGTCACGCTGCTGGAAGCGATTGAAGAACATCGCTTCGACTGCCTGATCGGCGGCGCGCGCCGCGACGAAGAAAAGGCCCGTGCCAAGGAGCGCATCTTCAGCCACCGAGACAGCTTCGGCCAGTGGCAGCCCAAGGAGCAGCGGCCCGAGCTGTGGACCCTGTTCAACACGCGCCACCGCCCCGGCGAGCACTTCCGTTCGTTTCCCATCAGCAACTGGACCGAACTGGATGTGTGGCTGTACATCGCGCGCGAGAACATCCCCCTGCCCAACCTGTACTACAGCCACCAGCGCGAGGTCATCCGCCGCAAGGGCCTGCTGGTGCCACTGACCGACGTCACCCCGCCCGAAGGCGATGAACAGGTGGAAACTGCCACCGTGCGCTTTCGCACCGTGGGCGACATGACCTGCACCTGCCCGGTGGAAAGCACGGCCGCCAGTGCCGCCGACATCGTGGCCGAGACCTTGACCGTGACCGTCAGCGAACGCGGCGCCACGCGCATGGACGACCGCACCAGCGACGCCAGCATGGAGCGGCGCAAAAAAGAGGGGTACTTCTGA
- a CDS encoding thioredoxin-dependent adenylylsulfate APS reductase (PFAM: Phosphoadenosine phosphosulfate reductase family~TIGRFAM: thioredoxin-dependent adenylylsulfate APS reductase; phosophoadenylyl-sulfate reductase (thioredoxin)) yields the protein MSAIALYARASEGFDTRVSHAVSVLRQAAELHPGSAVQSTSLGVEDMVVTDLIARHRIPIALATLDTGKLHAQTLALIPRIEQTYGLKVAVFSPPQEAVVHFVKANGEDAMYKSLELRKACCGVRKMEPLARMLAGRTAWVTGLRREQSNARGEVPFTEPDDQGRTKFNPLADWTWADVWHYVATNNVPYNPLHDEFMPSIGCEPCTRAIAVGEPFRAGRWWWEDESLKECGLHVKHEEPAAVSTLPGR from the coding sequence ATGTCAGCGATTGCCCTGTACGCCCGAGCCAGCGAAGGTTTTGACACCCGCGTGTCGCATGCGGTTTCCGTGCTGCGCCAGGCCGCCGAGCTGCACCCTGGCAGCGCGGTGCAAAGCACCAGCCTGGGCGTGGAAGACATGGTGGTCACCGACCTGATCGCCCGCCACCGCATCCCCATCGCCCTGGCCACGCTGGACACCGGCAAGCTGCACGCGCAGACGCTGGCGCTGATCCCGCGCATCGAACAGACCTACGGCCTGAAGGTGGCTGTCTTCTCGCCGCCGCAGGAGGCCGTGGTTCACTTCGTCAAGGCCAACGGCGAAGACGCCATGTACAAGAGCCTGGAACTGCGCAAGGCCTGCTGCGGGGTGCGCAAGATGGAGCCGCTGGCGCGCATGCTGGCCGGCCGCACCGCCTGGGTGACCGGCCTGCGCCGCGAGCAAAGCAATGCGCGTGGCGAAGTGCCCTTCACGGAACCCGACGACCAGGGCCGCACGAAATTCAACCCGCTGGCCGACTGGACCTGGGCCGACGTGTGGCACTACGTCGCCACGAACAACGTGCCCTACAACCCGCTGCACGACGAGTTCATGCCCAGCATCGGCTGCGAGCCCTGCACCCGCGCCATCGCGGTGGGCGAACCCTTCCGCGCCGGGCGCTGGTGGTGGGAAGACGAAAGCCTGAAGGAATGCGGGCTGCATGTGAAGCACGAGGAACCCGCCGCCGTGTCCACCCTGCCCGGCCGCTGA
- a CDS encoding hypothetical protein (PFAM: Bacterial protein of unknown function (DUF934)), with protein MKFIDNRNDAWHPVVGEDGPIPTPDPRANALLTLEQWHAVRDHWPRDLKVGLLLDNTVDVATLASDLPRIGLVVLQFPKWVDGRAYSQAHTLRARLRYSAQLRATGDVVVDMMPLLTRTGFDAVVLRHDQKQSSAERALGFFAGHYQADVNQPQPAFARDVATELKAAEQQRQAQADGFAGQGI; from the coding sequence ATGAAGTTCATCGACAACCGCAATGACGCCTGGCACCCCGTGGTCGGCGAAGACGGCCCCATCCCCACACCCGACCCGCGCGCCAACGCGCTGCTGACCCTGGAGCAATGGCACGCCGTGCGCGACCACTGGCCGCGTGACCTGAAAGTGGGCCTGCTGCTGGACAACACGGTGGACGTGGCCACATTGGCCAGCGACCTGCCGCGCATCGGCCTGGTGGTGCTGCAATTCCCCAAGTGGGTGGACGGCCGTGCCTACAGCCAGGCCCACACCCTGCGCGCGCGCCTGCGCTACAGCGCCCAGCTGCGAGCCACCGGCGACGTGGTGGTGGACATGATGCCCCTGCTGACACGCACGGGCTTCGACGCCGTGGTGCTGCGGCACGACCAGAAGCAAAGCAGCGCCGAGCGCGCCTTGGGCTTCTTCGCTGGCCACTACCAGGCCGACGTGAACCAGCCGCAACCCGCCTTTGCGCGTGACGTGGCCACCGAACTGAAGGCCGCCGAACAGCAGCGCCAGGCGCAGGCCGATGGCTTCGCCGGCCAGGGGATCTGA
- a CDS encoding sulfite reductase, beta subunit (hemoprotein) (PFAM: Nitrite and sulphite reductase 4Fe-4S domain; Nitrite/Sulfite reductase ferredoxin-like half domain) yields MYLYNDFDRHVVRSRAAQFRDQLERNLAGELGDDEFRPLRLQNGWYVQRHAPMLRVAVPYGELNSRQLRQLARIAREFDRGFGHFTTRQNLQYNWIPLPKAADVMDRLAEVDMHGIQTSGNCIRNITADAHVGIAPDEIVDARPYCEVLRQWSTLHPEFAFLPRKFKIAASGTKEDRAAIAWHDIGLQLRKNSAGEVGFQVLVGGGMGRTPITGSVINDFVPWQQILVYIEAIVRVYNRFGRRDNAYKARIKILVKAEGPKFFDAVNAEFQAILKDDVGGASQIIPQAELDRVAACFTRPEGVAALPEVDASTLLQDRAYLRWLQRNVHGHQVAGYRAVTLSLKRVGQAPGDATHEQMDCAADLAERFSHGELRVTHDQNLLLPWVKAAELPALWRAARDAGYATPNIGLLTDMIACPGGDFCALANARSIPIAAAVTERFQDIDALEDIGDIDLHMSGCMNSCGHHHTGHIGILGVDKDGAEWYQISVAGSDGSTLSGTSAAGKVIGPSFSAAEVPDVIEAVIETYLQSRSSSKERFIDAARRLGVAPFRAAADAVRRETAAA; encoded by the coding sequence ATGTACCTCTACAACGACTTCGACCGCCATGTGGTGCGTTCACGCGCCGCCCAATTCCGCGACCAGCTGGAACGCAACCTTGCCGGTGAACTGGGCGATGACGAATTCCGCCCCTTGCGCCTGCAAAACGGCTGGTACGTGCAGCGCCATGCGCCCATGCTGCGGGTGGCCGTGCCCTATGGCGAGCTGAACAGCCGCCAGCTGCGCCAGCTGGCCCGCATCGCGCGCGAGTTCGACCGCGGCTTCGGCCACTTCACCACGCGCCAGAACCTGCAATACAACTGGATCCCGCTGCCCAAGGCGGCCGACGTGATGGACCGCCTGGCCGAGGTGGACATGCACGGCATCCAGACCAGCGGCAACTGCATCCGCAACATCACCGCCGATGCGCACGTGGGCATCGCCCCGGACGAGATCGTCGACGCCCGCCCCTACTGCGAGGTGCTGCGCCAGTGGAGCACCCTGCACCCGGAATTCGCCTTCCTGCCACGCAAGTTCAAGATCGCGGCCAGCGGCACGAAGGAAGACCGCGCGGCCATCGCCTGGCACGACATCGGCCTGCAGCTGCGCAAGAACAGCGCCGGCGAGGTGGGCTTCCAGGTGCTGGTGGGCGGCGGCATGGGCCGCACGCCGATCACCGGCAGCGTCATCAATGACTTCGTGCCCTGGCAGCAGATCCTGGTGTACATCGAAGCCATCGTGCGCGTGTACAACCGCTTCGGCCGCCGCGACAACGCCTACAAGGCGCGCATCAAGATCCTGGTGAAGGCCGAAGGCCCCAAGTTCTTCGACGCGGTGAACGCTGAGTTCCAGGCCATCCTGAAGGACGACGTCGGCGGTGCCTCGCAGATCATCCCGCAGGCCGAGCTGGACCGCGTGGCCGCCTGCTTCACCCGGCCCGAAGGCGTGGCCGCGCTGCCGGAAGTGGACGCCAGCACGCTGTTGCAAGACCGGGCATACCTGCGCTGGCTGCAGCGCAATGTGCACGGCCACCAGGTGGCCGGTTACCGCGCGGTGACGCTGTCCCTGAAGCGTGTGGGCCAGGCGCCCGGCGACGCCACGCACGAGCAGATGGACTGCGCCGCCGACCTGGCCGAGCGCTTCAGCCATGGCGAACTGCGTGTCACCCACGACCAGAACCTGCTGCTGCCTTGGGTGAAGGCGGCCGAGCTGCCCGCGCTGTGGCGCGCCGCGCGCGACGCCGGCTACGCCACGCCCAACATCGGCCTGCTGACCGACATGATCGCCTGCCCCGGCGGCGACTTCTGCGCGCTGGCCAACGCGCGCAGCATTCCCATCGCCGCCGCAGTGACCGAACGCTTCCAGGACATCGACGCGCTGGAAGACATCGGCGACATCGACCTGCACATGAGCGGCTGCATGAACAGCTGCGGCCACCACCACACCGGCCACATCGGCATCCTGGGTGTCGATAAGGACGGTGCCGAGTGGTACCAGATCAGCGTGGCGGGCTCGGACGGCAGCACCCTGTCGGGCACATCGGCCGCCGGCAAGGTGATCGGCCCCAGCTTCTCCGCCGCCGAAGTGCCGGATGTCATCGAAGCAGTGATCGAGACCTACCTGCAAAGCCGCAGCAGCTCGAAGGAACGTTTCATCGACGCGGCCCGCCGCCTGGGCGTGGCGCCCTTCCGCGCTGCCGCCGACGCGGTGCGCCGCGAAACGGCCGCTGCCTGA
- a CDS encoding putative permease (PFAM: Sulfite exporter TauE/SafE): MDWMAIASGFGVGAIVGMTGVGGGSLMTPLLMGVFKLNPAVAIGTDLWFAAVTKTGGAVAHWRHGHVDVPIVKRLLLGSIPAAVATIAVMHATGITKAWASVLSLSLGIALLLTAVTVAYRSAWQKVGLRLEQWLPESRKPAATVAAGMVLGTLVTLSSIGAGALGATLVLLIYPRLPAHRVVGTDIAYAVPLTLVAGLGHATLGNVNWGLLVALLMGSLPGIWLGARLSKALPERLVRTLLCLSLVTAGLKVIH; encoded by the coding sequence ATGGACTGGATGGCAATCGCAAGTGGCTTCGGCGTCGGCGCCATCGTCGGGATGACCGGCGTGGGCGGCGGCTCGCTGATGACGCCGCTGCTGATGGGCGTGTTCAAGCTGAACCCGGCCGTGGCCATCGGCACCGACCTGTGGTTTGCCGCCGTCACCAAGACCGGCGGCGCGGTGGCGCATTGGCGCCATGGCCATGTGGACGTGCCCATCGTCAAGCGCCTGCTGCTGGGTAGCATTCCGGCGGCCGTGGCCACCATTGCGGTGATGCACGCCACCGGCATCACCAAGGCCTGGGCCAGCGTGCTGAGCCTGTCGCTCGGCATCGCCCTGCTGCTGACCGCGGTGACCGTGGCCTACCGCAGCGCCTGGCAGAAGGTGGGGCTGCGGCTGGAACAGTGGCTGCCGGAAAGCCGCAAGCCCGCGGCCACCGTGGCGGCCGGCATGGTGCTGGGCACCCTGGTCACGCTGTCGTCCATCGGCGCGGGCGCACTCGGCGCCACGCTGGTGCTGCTGATCTACCCCCGTCTGCCGGCACACCGCGTGGTGGGCACCGACATCGCCTACGCCGTGCCGTTGACACTGGTCGCCGGCCTGGGCCACGCCACCCTGGGCAATGTGAACTGGGGCCTGCTGGTGGCCCTTCTGATGGGCAGCTTGCCCGGCATCTGGCTCGGCGCCCGCCTGTCCAAGGCCCTGCCCGAGCGCCTGGTGCGCACGCTGCTGTGCCTGTCCCTGGTGACCGCCGGCCTCAAAGTGATTCATTGA